From Mytilus edulis chromosome 9, xbMytEdul2.2, whole genome shotgun sequence, the proteins below share one genomic window:
- the LOC139487665 gene encoding noggin-2-like yields the protein MNLTSILQVIFVNYYCVLIWMIIKVESASSNKQYLDRLRAVDAHIPDNDNINDINFHTGSRPSPSDELPIPPLHENPDRAFDPSPQDLDYKANRKMLGKKFDRNFMQVVKPLEHIFHPDGMLNIRFRKGRPKGRRPEFIKDFGHKITFGDDIVKKLGVDKRTKKLMQKYLWNYTHCPLMYKWKDLGIRFWPRWIKEGSCYKGRSCSIPPGMQCKTKSSKPLTLLRWHCKDWNTDRKCKWIEIQYPIITECACSC from the coding sequence AAAGTGGAGTCTGCTTCCTCAAACAAGCAGTATTTAGACAGACTAAGAGCAGTAGATGCTCACATACCCGACAACGATAATATAAATGACATCAACTTTCACACAGGATCTCGACCGTCGCCATCAGACGAACTTCCCATTCCACCACTTCACGAAAATCCGGACCGAGCATTCGATCCTAGTCCGCAGGATTTAGACTATAAAGCAAATAGAAAAATGTTAGGAAAAAAATTTGACAGAAATTTTATGCAAGTTGTAAAACCATTAGAACATATTTTTCATCCAGATGGAATGTTAAATATACGATTCCGGAAAGGACGACCAAAAGGACGTCGACCAGAATTTATTAAAGACTTCGGTCACAAAATTACATTTGGAGATGACATTGTTAAAAAATTAGGAGTTGATAAAAGAACTAAAAAGTTAATGCAAAAATATTTATGGAACTATACACATTGTCCACTTATGTACAAATGGAAGGATTTAGGCATCCGGTTTTGGCCGAGGTGGATAAAAGAAGGATCGTGTTATAAAGGCCGAAGTTGTTCTATTCCTCCAGGGATGCAATGcaagacaaaaagttctaaacCACTAACATTGTTACGATGGCATTGCAAAGACTGGAATACAGACAGAAAGTGTAAATGGATAGAAATACAATATCCTATCATTACGGAATGTGCTTGTTCATGTTAG